One window of Kosakonia cowanii JCM 10956 = DSM 18146 genomic DNA carries:
- the lrp gene encoding leucine-responsive transcriptional regulator Lrp yields MVDSKKRPGKDLDRIDRNILNELQKDGRISNVELSKRVGLSPTPCLERVRRLERQGFIQGYTALLNPHYLDASLLVFVEITLNRGAPDVFEQFNAAVQKLEEIQECHLVSGDFDYLLKTRVPDMSAYRKLLGETLLRLPGVNDTRTYVVMEEVKQSNRLVIKTR; encoded by the coding sequence ATGGTAGATAGCAAGAAGCGCCCTGGCAAAGATCTCGACCGCATTGACCGCAATATTTTAAATGAACTGCAAAAAGATGGGCGTATTTCCAACGTCGAGCTTTCTAAACGAGTAGGGCTTTCGCCAACGCCGTGCCTTGAGCGCGTGCGCAGGCTGGAAAGGCAGGGGTTTATTCAGGGCTATACGGCACTGCTTAACCCGCATTATCTGGATGCATCACTGCTGGTCTTCGTTGAGATTACTCTGAATCGTGGCGCGCCGGATGTGTTTGAACAATTCAACGCTGCAGTGCAAAAACTTGAAGAAATTCAGGAGTGTCATCTGGTTTCTGGTGATTTTGACTACCTGTTGAAAACGCGCGTACCGGATATGTCGGCCTACCGCAAACTGCTGGGCGAAACGCTGTTACGCCTGCCAGGCGTAAACGACACCCGCACCTATGTGGTGATGGAAGAGGTCAAACAGAGTAATCGTCTGGTTATTAAGACGCGCTAA